Proteins encoded in a region of the Rutidosis leptorrhynchoides isolate AG116_Rl617_1_P2 chromosome 9, CSIRO_AGI_Rlap_v1, whole genome shotgun sequence genome:
- the LOC139867755 gene encoding uncharacterized protein, translated as MKISCGVWILGGDFNEVRKCVERQNTDFIARRATLFNNFIDNNGLVKIPIVGKRFTRISDDGVQFSKLDHFLVSNFFLQIWENPSVISLDRKLSDHSPLLLRNGQEDFGPKSVRIFDVWLKDKGAEEIVINKWNKPVNQVEVRILTDLERKEWIEDLGKWVRKDQEKGCMLRQKSRLKWASEGDENTKYFHSMIKRKDNKNKIRGLYINGFDTAKITFDDASMLEDQFSEEEVWNSIRDCDSSKAPGPDEDVKRRKDKCCVFKADIEKAFDSVNWNFC; from the exons ATGAAAATCAGTTGTGGTGTATGGATATTAGGGGGCGATTTCAATGAGGTAAGAAAGTGTGTTGAGAGGCAAAATACCGACTTTATTGCTAGAAGGGCCACATTATTCAATAATTTCATAGATAACAACGGACTTGTTAAAATACCAATTGTGGGGAAGAGATTTACTCGAATTAGTGATGATGGAGTTCAATTTAGCAAGCTTGATCATTTCCTCGTATCTAATTTCTTTTTGCAGATTTGGGAAAACCCATCGGTCATCTCACTCGATCGAAAGTTATCAGACCACTCCCCACTTCTACTTAGAAATGGACAAGAAGACTTTGGCCCGAAATCGGTTAGAATCTTTGACGTTTGGTTAAAGGATAAAGGTGCGGAGGAAATAGTTATCAACAAGTGGAACAAGCCGGTCAAT CAAGTCGAAGTCAGAATCCTTACTGACCTAGAACGAAAAGAATGGATCGAAGATCTAGGAAAATGGGTGAGAAAAGACCAAGAAAAAGGTTGCATGCTTCGACAAAAATCGAGACTCAAATGGGCTAGTGAAGGTGATGAAAACACTAAGTATTTCCACTCTATGATTAAGAGAAAAGATAACAAAAACAAGATTCGTGGTCTTTACATAAACG GTTTTGATACGGCTAAGATCACTTTCGATGATGCTTCAATGCTAGAGGACCAATTTAGCGAAGAAGAGGTTTGGAATTCTATTCGGGATTGTGACTCCTCCAAAGCACCCGGTCCGGATG AAGATGTTAAAAGGAGAAAAGATAAATGTTGTGTTTTTAAAGCGGATATCGAAAAAGCGTTTGATAGTGTGAATTGGAATTTTTGTTAG
- the LOC139867756 gene encoding uncharacterized protein, whose product MGFREKWKKWMGSCFRSASISVLVNGSPTLEFHLKRGIRQGDQLSPYLFIIASEGLNLLTNIAIRDGLLRGVDIGKNQVNVSHLQFADDTIFFGKWGRKNIKNILKTLTCFENSSGLKVNMSKSSLYGIGVSFNNVEKVANEIGCSASKLPFIYLGMPIGQNMSRKDAWDLVVEKIKKRLSDWKARTFILMDEVYWGWEGYRFWEDSWVNNARLKEEFSRLYRLDSNREAKVIDHVSYNNGSWVFTWNWSRELTGRLHGELLNLENKISSSASLGFGVCSWSFKPSGKDSYVSRSISKEIDDRYLVGNSFSFETLWNKLVPQKIGIFIWRVLRSRIPVRLELEKRGVELDSTMCPICDSIPETVNHAIVDYTHAKDIWEGIFKWWGATLPRDATIANSFLGSSINGLSSIYKEIWQVIELVTGYQIWKN is encoded by the exons ATGGGGTTCAGGGAGAAATGGAAAAAGTGGATGGGGTCATGTTTTCGGTCGGCTTCTATTTCGGTTTTAGTAAACGGGTCACCTACTTTAGAATTTCATCTTAAAAGGGGTATAAGACAAGGCGACCAGCTATCTCCGTACTTATTTATTATTGCGAGTGAAGGACTGAATTTGCTCACGAATATTGCAATTAGAGATGGTCTCTTAAGGGGTGTCGATATAGGTAAAAATCAGGTAAATGTCTCTCACTTGCAATTCGCGGATGATACGATATTTTTTGGGAAATGGGggcgtaaaaatataaaaaatatcctAAAAACCCTTACTTGTTTTGAGAATTCGTCGGGCTTGAAAGTGAACATGTCTAAGAGCTCGTTATATGGCATTGGGGTCTCGTTTAATAATGTTGAAAAAGTGGCGAATGAAATTGGGTGTAGTGCAAGTAAGTTGCCTTTCATATATTTAGGCATGCCTATAGGGCAAAACATGAGTAGGAAAGATGCATGGGATTTGGTGGTCGAAAAAATCAAAAAGCGATTATCGGATTGGAAAGCAAGAACGTTTATTTTGATGGACG AGGTCTATTGGGGATGGGAGGGATATCGTTTTTGGGAGGATTCATGGGTGAATAATGCTCGGCTCAAGGAGGAATTTTCAAGACTATATCGACTTGATTCAAATCGGGAAGCAAAGGTCATTGATCATGTTAGTTACAACAATGGTTCGTGGGTCTTTACATGGAATTGGTCGAGGGAGTTAACCGGTAGACTACATGGGGAACTTTTGAATTTAGAAAACAAAATATCTTCAAGTGCATCATTGGGATTCGGGGTCTGTTCGTGGAGCTTCAAACCAAGTGGGAAAGACTCATATGTTTCGAGATCTATATCAAAAGAAATCGATGATCGCTACCTAGTCGGGAACTCTTTTAGCTTTGAAACTCTCTGGAATAAACTTGTGCCACAAAAAATCGGCATATTTATTTGGCGGGTGTTGAGGTCAAGGATCCCGGTTAGATTAGAACTTGAGAAACGGGGTGTTGAGCTCGATTCAACGATGTGTCCAATTTGTGATAGCATCCCAGAAACAGTGAACCATGCTATCGTGGATTATACACATGCTAAAGACATTTGGGAGGGCATCTTTAAATGGTGGGGTGCAACTTTACCGAGGGACGCAACTATCGCAAATTCTTTTTTAGGTTCGAGCATAAATGGACTATCGAGTATTTACAAGGAAATATGGCAAGTCATCGAATTGGTAACTGGTTATCAAATTTGGAAGAATTGA